In Leopardus geoffroyi isolate Oge1 chromosome D1, O.geoffroyi_Oge1_pat1.0, whole genome shotgun sequence, a single window of DNA contains:
- the LOC123602652 gene encoding olfactory receptor 5D18-like, giving the protein MALDEGNQSSVTIFILLGFSEYPHLQAPLFLMFLTIYTVTLVGNLGIIAVVRINPKLHTPMYFFLSHLSFLDICYSSVFTPKLLEILVMEDRSISFKACMVQFFFVCAFVITEMFMLAVMAYDRFVAVCNPLLYTVAMSRKLCALLVAGTYAWGGICSLTLTYSLLELSFCGPNIIHHFGCEYSAILSLSCSDPSFSQRMCLVISTFNEVCSLLIILASYIFIVVTIVKMPSTGGLQKAFSTCASHLTTITIFHGIILLLYCVPNSKSSWLLVKVATVFFTVMIPMLNPLIYSLRNKDVKDTARKLIHTKLLSHSM; this is encoded by the coding sequence ATGGCACTGGATGAGGGAAATCAGAGCTCTGTGACTATATTTATCCTCCTGGGTTTCTCGGAGTACCCACAcctccaggcacccctcttcctcaTGTTCTTGACCATCTACACAGTCACTCTGGTGGGAAACCTGGGCATCATTGCGGTTGTAAGGATCAACCCCAAACTCCACAcacccatgtactttttcctcagTCATCTATCCTTTTTGGATATTTGTTATTCCAGTGTATTTACACCAAAACTGCTAGAGATCTTGGTCATGGAAGACAGAAGTATCTCCTTCAAAGCATGCAtggtgcaatttttttttgtttgtgcatTTGTGATTACAGAAATGTTCATGTTAGCGGTTATGGCCTATGACCGGTTTGTGGCTGTTTGCAACCCCCTGCTCTACACAGTGGCTATGTCTCGGAAACTCTGTGCCCTCTTGGTAGCTGGAACCTATGCATGGGGTGGAATATGTTCCCTGACACTCACATACTCTCTTTTGGAACTATCTTTCTGTGGTCCCAACATTATACATCACTTTGGCTGTGAGTATTCTGCCATCCTTTCTTTATCCTGCTCTGACCCCTCCTTTAGTCAGAGGATGTGTTTAGTCATTTCCACATTCAATGAGGTGTGTAGCCTCCTGATTATCCTCGCCTCCTATATTTTTATAGTTGTCACCATAGTCAAGATGCCATCTACTGGAGGACTCCAGaaagccttctccacctgtgcctcccacctgaccaccatcaccatcttccATGGGATCATCCTTCTTCTCTACTGTGTGCCCAACTCCAAAAGCTCGTGGCTCCTGGTCAAAGTGGCCACTGTGTTTTTTACTGTCATGATCCCCATGTTGAACCCTCTTATTTACAGTCTTAGgaacaaagatgtgaaagacaCAGCCAGAAAGTTAATTCATACCAAACTGCTTTCTCACTCAATgtaa